TTAACATCTCCCCCAAAAAGTGAAGCTTTTGACACCACTGCAGAATGGTAAAGGGTACCATTAGCCTGAGGCAAAAAATAGGGAATAGAGAATTGTTACTGCAGCAGTGAAGAAACTCAGCATGGACCCACCAAAGTGTCATtagacagaaataaaattctttATGTATAAAAGATACTTCTGGTTTGTGTGCAAGCCCTCAGAAGTAAGGTTATCAAAGAGAAGcacaaaacaaaagcttttttcaagCGTATGCAAACTTTGACACTTGTGTCCTCTTCTCTTCTGCACAGCCTGGTCAAGGAGAGTTCAAACCTTTGCTTCCCACACACAGTTATAGAATCATCCAGAAAGAATGGGCCAGGTTGGGAGGGATCACAGTGGATCACTTGGTCCCACCtctctgctcaagcagggtcatcccagagtaCATGGCACGGGATGGTGTTCAGActattttaaatatctccagTGCAGGAGATTCCAAAACCCCTCTGGACAATCTGCTCCAGTGTTCAGTCGCCCACACAATAAAGAATCCTCTTGTGAGCATTTCAGGCATTTGCCCTAAAATCCAAAACAACAGCTTCTAGGAACTGCCCAGCAGTCTCTGCAACAAAATAGATTCAGTCAGCCTGGACCACTCACTATTTTTTGCATGGCATTAATTATAATGGCTAATGTATCTGCCTATACAATCACTTTATGGGCAGtgctgaggatttttttttttctttggcaaaaACTTGAATCCATCTTGAAGAATCAAATCCTTCAAATGAATTCCTTgttcctctgctcctcctgtcCTTCATGAAAGGTGTCCTTCTGAAGCAATGAGATAACTCTTTTCCATGCCTCTGATGGCAATCAAAATCATTCCTTCTGAGTCATAACCCCAATTAAACTGTTCATGCCCTAGAGCCCCGGGGAGCTGTACTTGCTTTGGAGCAATGGTCTGCACCAGTCCCAAACTGTGCTTCATACCTTTTCATAGGGGAAGAAAAGGGCAATGATGATGCACAAATAACAGAACTCCTGCAGCTATGCTCTGTGCTTATTGAGCAAACACATCACAGGAAGCATCTGGGAAATAATGAACAGATGCATGAACTGGAAAGCAAAACTAAACATCTGTACCCTCACCAATCAAACTGCAGGGAAAACCTGGGAGAAGATCACAAATATTTACCACACGGCTAATGAAGTGCAGAAGATTCTGGCAGAATCTCTTAAGAGAGATGAAAACATCTTTAAAATGAGGCTATTGTCAGCCTCAAATGTGATGTTTTGTTGAAGCCATAAAGATGCTTTAGCTAAGTGGTTAGAAGCAGGTCAATGAGTTGGCAaacatggctttttttttttttttttaagagcctGGGTAGTCTTGAAGGAGAGTGGAATTTAGTTGACAGAGCAGTAGGAGACTGGATAGGCTCCTGTagcaagaagaaaatggagatttCTGTGCCAGTTCTGAAGGGCACTTTTAACCACCCCTTAGCAGGAGATGTGTGGGCTGCCTGCAGTCTCCAGGCAGAGGCAGTGGTGCACTCCAGGCACAGGATGAGGCcatgcagggccaggcagggaggCCTGCAGggggtggctgtgctcagaTGTGCTGCTCTCTCTGATCCACCTCTAGCCCTGAGCTCTGAGCAGGCAGCAAGGCAGAACTCCCAAGGCCCCTCTGGAGAAGGAATTTGGAAGAGGATGAGCATGGCAgttatatatagatatataatagaaaatgttttcagtaAGGACAATGAAAAGCTTGTTTTTCCTAACTTGTCTCTGCAAATCATAAGTTTTTTGTTACATGACTGACCAACCCTTAGGACAGAAGCACCCATATCTACATTGGCGATGTCTCAACACATTtgtaagagaaataaaaacaataaatcaATTGGAGACTCTCCACTGACATCAAAGATCACTAGGCTGGGCTTTCACTGTCAATATTAATAGGGGATCTCTGCTGCTTAGATTTTCTTGGCTACTGCTAATGAAATGATTTGGCTGCAATATGAACATAAAATCATGCACATCACTCTGCATCTCCAGTTGCTTGAGGGCTTTACAGAGAAATCTCTCGGGAAAGAAATTTGTAAAGAGTTATAAACTCTTCTACTGTTCTTTGATGTCCCCAGACAACTCATGTCAGAGACGGAAGTAAATGCAGGAAGAAGTAAATTCAGCAAAAAAGCTTCAAGTGGAATTTGCAATTATCAAATGCAGAAACTGACTGAAAATCTTTCTGTATCTCAGCTTTTGTACTTAGCTGACACGTGTTAAGTCAGTACAATGAAAATCAGAGTGCTTGCTCCAAGTGTTCATACAGACTTGGATGAACTCATGAATTCATGGAGAGGACTATGGAAGGAGTGATGGTGAAAGGATTTGACTACTGAGCAGGAAGATGGCGAAAGGGAAGGACTGAATAAAATGCAGATCAGGAAAATCAGATAACCATGACAAATACAAATGAGCTCTGAAAGACTTTCTGAGTCTCTAAGAACTGTAACAAACTTTAATATGTTTTGGGAATGAGTTAATGAGACTAGGGAGTCAGTGCTACAGAGGCTGGCACGCTTCTGATACGCATAAAAATCCCTtctcactgcagagctgcccaagcccttGTCCCTTTGAATCTCCTAACAAACCCTTCTTCTTTCTGAGGTGTTACTTGTGACTCAGCAAGTGGGCCAGTACTGAGTCAATAGCACGGCATTCATTTTTGTGTGAGTCCTTTGCTGAGGCTTTTCTGGGTGAGTGGTGACGGGCTGAAGCTGGTggttcccagctcagctccatggTGGGAATCTCTGCTTGGATTGAAGCTTAAATGCAATCAGTGTGATGACAAGAAGCATGACAGcactgaagcaagatgccacagACACCTTTCCCATGGCTCAGGGGATATTTGAGATGTAAACCATCTGCAGATGTAGAGGTACTCCATGCTCTGAGGCTGTTTTCACCAAAAGGGCATGTAAAAGCTAATAGGTATAAAAATGAATAGTCATCATTATGGACTGGATTTCTGCCAGCTGCTAAGTAATTAGAGTTTTAATTGCCCAATAATAAAAGTTTTAATTACTCAGCAATTAGTGCTGAAGTTTCGAGTGCTTCACACGCACTCAGTTGCATCCTTGAATTGTCAAGAGCAAAAAATGGAGTAGTTCCAGTGTGCCTCAGCAAAGCTCTGAGCAAGAGAGGGAAACatcagggatggagcatctgTGCCTGAAACCTATCCTAACTACTCTATCTAACTTCAGTATGTTTATTGTAattcaacaaaatattttacctttttCCTAGCTAACATAAAGACCCTTGTATCATCAAGTATGAATTTCTTCATACCTAGCATTATCGTGATTCATTTTCCATATGCAGGATAATAAAGGTCCTGAGGCTCTGGTTTCTCTCTTCTTGCTTTACTAGAATTTAAATATCATTAACAAGCCAAACTATAACAAAGTCAGCAGTTGCCAGTGGTGCAGGAAGCAGGGCTGCGTTTAGGGTACAGAGTGTGGAAGAAACTGTATATATATGATCTGCTTGGGTAACTCCAAAGAGGCAAATTGTCTGATGAGCCATGTAGTCAGAGAGTTGGGACAACTTTTCCATGAAATAATTACAGTTGCTCcagcttttttaaatttttttttaatgcctacAAGAGAGAGCTTTAAATGATGTTCAGGTTTTTTACGGGCAACGTGCAAAATCCATCACAAGAACTTCGGCAAAACAAGACAAAATTGGTTTAGTAAAAAtgtttcaggggaaaaaaatctggtaGAGGAAGGGCAGATTGAAACCTTCCAAAAAATCCAAAGTAAGCTGCATTTTCTATTACGTGTTACTCATagctctaaaaaaaaaaatcttaattttgaCAGGGTAATCATAATGCGTGtcaaaatttgggggatttgtttcctttttttcttagaCTGGTTTCCAAATTTATCTATTGGCAAGCAGCTAAAGTTGAGAAGTGAAGTTTATGGGAAACATACCAACAGTCACATAAgcacaagttaaaaaaataaacccttcCTATTCCTAAATGGTAgaaaaaatccaacaaattCAAATTATGATTATCCAAACATCAAACAAAATAATATACAAATAATAATATACAAATAAAACATTGAACAGAGTTTTTTCCCTTCTACTCTGAAAGTAATTTAGACTTTTTAACAGTACATGGATGGTTTGTAACCTGGTTAATAACTCAAAGCATTTAGGTCTTCTCTAAAGCAGAATCAGATGTTTCCTATACCCTGGACTGTCCAGGTCACTGATTTCACAAATGCTCTACTTCACTGGGGTGCTGAGTTCAGGGACTGTACATATGTTTCCTGTCTTATTTCCCTGAGACAACGTCTGTAGTGCACTTCACAGTGGAGAACAGATACCTGATGGTAGCAGGCTCTTTTTTGTTCCAGTTATTACACTGCAAAGTATTAAAGTCACACTAAGCTGGGATTCACCTCACTGGATGTAGCTGCCTTGTCTAAGCTGGTAACAGGCTCAGTGAAGTGACACAGACATCTGGGTGAGTCACTCCTTCCAAGTGTAAATGCCCAGGACAGATGAGCTGGTTACTCTCTGGTCGATCTGTCTCTAATAAATAAGGAGAGATCAACTTTTAGGCAATTGAAACCAGGAGAAATGTAGACTCTCAGAAGCATGACAGTAGAAGAATGGACCACATAAAGTAGTTTTTGTTGAATATCAGTACTGATTTCCCCTTCCAGATCCAAGAAAAGGGCCTGTATTCCAGACAATGTTAATGCTGCAATTATTCCTTTCACCTCTGGTGGTGCAACTCAGAGTCCCAGACTTGGATAACAAAGCATCCTGTGTTAGGCACCCTATGGATCCAGCTAACCTCCATCCTTGGTAGATAGGGTCAAAGCAATCCCTGTCAGACATTTCATTTACAGTCAAAGACCATACTGTACAGTAAgactttgcaagaggcatttTTTTACTTGATTCTATTGTtgaaaagtgctgctttttgTCAGTGTTTGGCACTTTATGGAACCTCTCTTTTCCCAttgctgttttccagctgtgcttttcccagctgctcAGCGATTCAAGAGGTCCTCAGCTGCCTTCCTGAACCCAGTGTTACAAAACTCGCTGGAAGATGTGGTCCTGCTTTATGAGGTTCAGTATATGGTACCTTAAGTCTTAACTAAGACTGGGAGTACTGCCCATAATTGGGTTATCCATTATCTGGCTTTGTGTCCCTTTTTTTCATCCCAGCAGTAAAGCTGTGGCTATGTGATCGTGCACCAGAAAGGTGGGAACACATAGCAACTTTCTGTCCTTCCCCACCTCCAGACAGTGCAACTGTCTCCATCTGACAAAAATTAAAGACCCCAGAACATGTTGTTAATTCACATGTACTCTGTCTAGAGTCTCTTGGAGAAAATAAATAGCTTTCTGTGTTCTGATTTTGTACCAGTTTCTTTTAGCTGAGCTTGACATCGACAAAGGTCAGAGGATCTCCATCAAAGACGAGGAGCTGGCTTCCCTGAGGAAGGCTGCTGAGTTTGACACCATCTGCAACGAGATTATCCCCAAGAGCATCACAGAGATCcgcaggctgagcagcaggctGTCATCCTACCCGAGGGTCCTCAAGAAGGAAGACTTTGAAAGGACAGTGCTGACCATGGTCTACACGGCCTACAGAGCTGCTCAGTCCCAGGGGCACCAGAAAGACACTTGGGCTGAGTCCTTTGTCAATCTCTACAAAGCCCTGAAGAACGACTTGATGCTCCCATACAACAAACAGCCCTCTTAGTGGAAGGGGAGCAACAGATCAGCCAGCTGCTGTGGTTGGTGAAGGACACCTTGTAGCACGCCCACCACTTTATTCTGTAAAGAGTTTAATAGTCTGCTTCGTGAAAGATTGTTCGTTTTCTGGCTCCCTCTTGTGGAGCCTGCTTTCTAGTTCCATGCTAAATGGTGAAAAACCTCTTCAGTCCTGAGAATTCGGTTTTTGTGCTGGCTTGGAGGCACATTCTTTGACAGGAAAAGAAGGCAGTTTGGTGCACAGCTAGACAGTCCCTTTCAGTTTCAGGCAAACCCTTGATTCATCCTTTGGGTTTCCTATAAGCAATACATAAATGTACTGTTCTTATGCTCACATGCTGGTGTGTAAGTGCTGGAGAGGGCTGCTTTCCTAGCTGAGGAAACAAATTCATGCTTTGGCTGGCCAGTAAGAGAATATTACACAGAGATGAAGGCCCACTGTAAAAGGAAGAGGTTTCATAACTGTCAGCCTTCAGAAATTATGCCACATATTATCCATTCCAAATGTTCTCATAAATAAGCACCCTATGATTCACTTCATTTGGCTGAGCCAGTGTTTAATTCCAATAACATTTTCAGAAGACAAAGGGCATTGTGAAGACCAGCAGCAAACAATGCCTGTGAACGTATTCCCCCCTTCCTGGAGCTGTCCTCCCAAACAGTCTGCAGTGATTCTTTCATTATTTGCACATGactttgcttctgctgcttgtTTTTGTCCTCAGTGGAATCCAAGGCAAGACAAAAGCCCCATTTAATTTAATCATGACACATTTCTCCTGGTTCTGTCGCTTGAACGTAGGTCATCTAAACCTATGCTCTACAATCCCACTGAGGCAAAAGAGGAAGGTGCATTAAAACTTACCTGGTGCTGAATTTGGCACtgtggctcttttttttttagtagtaaATTGTATATTCATTTCAGTATccttgtgtttgtgtgtgtgtgtctatgtTCATACATGTGTGTGCACATGAGTGCTGAGTACGTAGAAGAATCCCAAATTGTTCAGTCAGTGAACAATTGCATCTGACCACTTGGCAGAAAAGGCTATTTACCAATTCAGTGGTGCAAATTATGAATTTGGGACTAGCAAAGGAAAAACTGTAGAAATACTGCAACCAATTATAGTGAACTCCCAAAAAAGTAATGAACGGAAAATAGACACAAAATGGAGATCTGTTTTGTCAGAAGGATGACTAGCTATCAAAAATCCAGACTCTTCTAAATCAAACGCCCAATGTTTGTGCACAGGAGATACAAACTCTGTTTTTCTATTGATATTAGAGGTGCTTCTGCTTCTAGACCATGGGAAAATAGCTGAACATGTATTTCATCCTTTCATATCATCattctctatttttttattgCATAATATATTAAGGATGCAGGTCCAAATCACAAATCCCCAAGACTAAAACTGACCTAAGGATTTCAGCCCAAGTTCTGAATCATGTTTAACTGTTTTTGCATCACTTGAGCAAAAGGAATTAATTCTTCTGTGTCCCTTAACAGGGGTACTTCAAGGATTGGAGCTGAAAAAATCCGCCCAGAAGCACAGCAAAGAGCACAGTGCAAGCAGTCAGAGCAGTGGGCTTGGCAAACACCTGTGGGAATGTGGaagcacagcagccttggggcagTCTGCCCATGGCATTAGCAGCTGGACAAAGGGCTTATAAAAGACAGACTCAGTTTTGTTTCCCCCAGGAGTTTCTGGATTTGTGCGTACGAGCATGCACGTTCATTTAGACACACAAATGTGTAAGTGCATTTTATACCTGAAGAATTTTGTTGGCCATCTTCAAAGCCTGTCTGGCAGATGGCAAAGGAAACTGCAAAGTTcaggcacagagctgtgggCCGCAAAtatctctgtctcctctgcttgcacacacagagctcagcaccCCCAAAGCAGCCTTGCTTTCCTGCCCACATGCCCTTTGATCCCTCAGCTTTAACACTCATGATCTGCTTGTGATTCCTTCCCCCCATGCTTTATAAACACATGAAGGGGAAATGCCACAGAGTGCAACACTGCCTTTCCAGCTCTGCTTCTTGGCTCCCTGAAACACCACTTGCTGGAGGGGCCTGGAACGAGGGCAATTAATAAATGCCTCATAGCCAGCTGCTCCAAGTCTGCAAAAATCACAAGAAAGAGAACTAGAGCAAATATTAATTGCTGTCTCAATAATCAGAGAAATACCTCCCAGCCATGCTCCTTGCCCCACAACAGGACTGCCCATCAGAGTTTACTAATAATAAAATATCCCATAAAAAGAATTACAGATAATTTTTAATATCTTATCATTCCCTATGGCATACATACCTTGTCATACTTACAAATTGGTAACTGAAACATTTATCTCCTCAACAGAAAATAGAGGTTTTATGAATTTGTTTCCCTCCTTCTTTTACTGTGTCTAATGTAAGAAAAAGATTTATTCCTTGGGAAAGTGCTTGGACTGCCCAGGTTAATTTAACAGAGACTCTCAATGtaataataaaaacattctACATAAAAGTCCTTGCCTTTGCATTGTATTGATTTCAGCAGTAGATTTACTATTTTACAACTTCAGCTTGAGTAATTGCTTACCTCAGACTGTGAAACTCTTCATGGGAGCAATGGCACCAGGGAGAAGAGGGAACAGCCCTTCTTTCTGAAGGAGATAAAAAACAGAAATGAGAGTGCCTCCTTTTTCCAGGATTCAGGTGGAAAGAAGCACTCTGCCTTCAGGGAAGTTCTGAGGGCTTAGGACACATTTCTGCCTCAGTATTGTGGTGTAGGTTGCTTTCTCCCTATCTCAGTTTTTGTCTTATCAATTTGGACTGAATCTTCTTTATGGGCAGTTCTTATATCACAGATTAGAAAACCATTGCCCCTAAATGGAACATTTTATCCACCCTTTGACCTTATGGAtcataaaaatatgaaataagaTTATATATTTCcacttaaaataaaacaaattttcattttatggaCATTTTAGaccttttttttgttatgtaCTTAGTTTCTctgaaactattaaaaaaagagaTCCTGAGCTGTATTGGCCAGCCCAAAATCTTCACATGAACTATAGCTTATCTTCCAGATCTAGTTGTTATTTACCTGAAAGGTCTCATACTTTGAGAGTGTTACTTGATGGAAGTTTTGAGGTATAGAAATCTAAGATACAAGTATTAATTTCAGGGAGAATTCACCCTGCACATCAAACTCCTCTGCAAGGCTGCATTTGCCAGAGGAGTTTGATGTGCAGGATGAATTCTTCCTGAAATTAATACTTGTATCTTAGTTTTCTGGCAGAGGGCAGGCAAGCAAGTTTGGGGGGCATGGAAAATCCTAGATGTGTTCTTCCCATGAGACACAGGGCAAATATACATTTGTCTGTCTACAGATGGTGCATGTAATCAGCCAATGGGTTCAGTCCTAAATCTCCAGTGCTTTCTGCCCCACAAAAAAGCATTAATAACAGAAGAGTtggaaaaatgctttttccccTAGAAGACAAGAGTAGAAAGTCTAAAAATTCTCAATTTGATTTGGAACCCTATGGTTACTCAAGGCAGAGGAGTCAGTACCGAGATCAGCCCATGCTTTCTGAATTAGTGACATCCAAGGGTTGTGATGGAAGAAACACGAAGACAAAAGATACTGTTCAGAAAACAACGATTATTTATTTATCATCAGTACAGGGACCCTGCAACAATAACAAACTGTTCAGCAGCCTAAAAAAGGtctttttatatatttgtgGGAATGTCAGGAGGATGTTGATTTTTTCAAATGTTCTGACTGGGTTTGGGACAATGGGTGGAGCAACTTCTACCTTCTGCAGTCCTCATTGGTGAATTAGAGTTGCCTGTAGCTTTTTAACAAATTTTTGTCTTGAGATCAAGTATAATCCATGTTGGAATTACTGCCCTGTGAGTTCCAAGCTCAGAGCAAAAGTAGGGTAAAGGTAGATACAAAATagaagcaaagaaataaaatctaaaGGAGCTGCAAATGGAGGGTGAATTTggtattttctttaaagaagtatctgaaaaattacttctatgcattggaaaataaattattttgtttagtAATCTTCCAGCAGAAAAGAAACTGTGTTTGAAACTTTCAGACTatcaaacaggagaaaaagcagcagctcaaaaCAAATCTTGCCTGGtttatgaaaacagaaataacaCCACTAGATGATGGAAGAAAAAACTTTATAAAACATGGGAATAAGGATTCAACACATCTACAACTGTGAGTctgaatgaaaaacaaaatttgtCAAAAGATCACTATGTTCCAGCTTGCAAACCTCTGCATGTTATGGTGTGATAATAATTCAGATGTGCTGGTGAGCCCTACCTAAAtggaatgtatttttaattgaaaaaccTTTTCAAAACAACAGATTGAAGAATAAATAAAGTAAGAAAGATATTTTTGGTGGCTGTAGGGATAGGAGATGAGGTTGTgagaattttttggggggaaatccaGGCACAGGTGAAGGAAAACGTGGCATGAAAATTGGAATATCTGAGGAACCAGAGAAGAATCTGAAGGAGAAGAAAGCCACCAGAAGCAGTATGGCAGTGATGAAGGAGATTCTCCGATCCAGAAATCTCTTGCTTGTTGTCCTCATTCCActtctgctgcttcctctgccACTTATATACCCCAGCAGTGTAagtacattttcattttctttttaacaagCCTCTGAGTGCAGCAGGTAGTCAAGTTTGCAGCGTgcaaaaagaaagacaaagatgTCAAGAATCACAGATCTTAGAAAAATCAAAGACTCACATTTGAGGGACTGTGAGGGTCACTGATAAATCATCACTAAGAGCTAGAGCTACCTTGAGTCATGTCACAAGCAGAGCTGAAGAGTCAGGTGAAGCTAGAAAAGCACTGCTTTAAAGCAGAAGTATTGGATCTCTTTCTAAAATAATATTGTGTGGAAGGGGGAACAGAACAAACACATccatgatattttatttaaGGAGAGGTCTTTAAAAGGTATGTTTATAGAGTCTTTAGTTTTTTAGTTATAAGTATGTATGGAGGGACTTTCAATTTAGGGTGGGTTTATAAAGACAGCAactcaggagctggggctgggtgacAAATGCAtggccctggctgctccagagcaggtgTAGGTACCTCTGCTGGAACACTGCAGCTCTGACACTGGCATACACAGCAATGCAAAGGAGGAATATCCTGTGCTTAACACACAGACCAGGGAAAGGAGTGAGTGCAGTTGTGTTCCTGACACTGCTTTGGAGATATTGGATGCCTTTACTACATGGTAAAGTCTTCTCTTTGCACATCTCTGCAGTTTTAACCCATAAAATAGCAATGTTTTTCTGCCTTAGACAGGTGGTGATGTTTAACTTATCAAAATCTGCAATGTATTAAAAATCTGCAGCTTGTCTTTGCCCATAGACCTAGACATAAATCTGTCCAAAAAGTGCAGCAATATCCATTCCATCTTCTACCCTGCTGAAGATTCATTCTTCCTTAAAGTATCAGGGGTTTTATGAATACTAGTTCCTTACCCAGTAGAAATGCAAAGGATTAGAAATTGCATAGctgatttaaaaaacaaaacagtaacATTTTGTTTGGAAAATAAACCAGAATTCATAGAAAGGAAATGTTCCTGCACCACTGAACTGTATGTTGCACTTTGACTTTTCCTGCTTTGAACTTCAATATATCTTGGCTGATCTCTTGCAGtgctttttcatctcttttat
The nucleotide sequence above comes from Passer domesticus isolate bPasDom1 chromosome 5, bPasDom1.hap1, whole genome shotgun sequence. Encoded proteins:
- the FAM180A gene encoding protein FAM180A; this translates as MLWKTLVLLLFYYSADATVTHRWSRAVLFPAAQRFKRSSAAFLNPVLQNSLEDVVLLYEFLLAELDIDKGQRISIKDEELASLRKAAEFDTICNEIIPKSITEIRRLSSRLSSYPRVLKKEDFERTVLTMVYTAYRAAQSQGHQKDTWAESFVNLYKALKNDLMLPYNKQPS